Part of the Nicotiana sylvestris chromosome 2, ASM39365v2, whole genome shotgun sequence genome, TTCTTTACTTTAAGATCTAATTGTAATTAATCTCTTAATTACTCATTATCGATCTTCTTCCTTGATCTATTATTAGAGCTAGCAAAACCCTAGAATAAGCagcaagatgggaaggggaaagaTAGTGATTCGAAGGATCGATAACTCAACGAGCAGACAAGTGACTTTCTCCAAAAGAAGGAATGGATTATTGAAGAAAGCTAAGGAACTTGCGATTCTTTGCGATGCTGAAGTTGGATTGATCATTTTCTCCAGCACTGGAAAGCTCTATGAGTTTTCTAACACCAGGTATTAAAGCATTACTATAAGTTTCTTAATAtatacttattaccttattttctagtTGGATATATCTTTTGTAAATTAATAGGATCCTATTTTGTAGATATATGTCAAAGTAATCGGAAAGTACTAGTACTAGGCAATATGTGGCCTTGTTCTAATTTTGACTTTTGCTTGGTCGTCTTATACTATGAAATTGCGATAGAATATTCATAGTCAGATATTTAATTTGCTCAATTATCAGGCATATCTTATTTTCTGACAAAatcacaaaacaaaaacaaaaagaagtaaCCTATGTATGAGAATAATTAGCATACTTGGACTGTTTGCATTTGCATCGAGTATTTAAGAATAATAAAATGAAGATTTCGCCTTTATTTCTTTCCCTTGCTTTTATTAACACCTTCTGATTAAGATATATCATGATCTATATGTTCTAAAAAGAATATTAAACCTTATATACTTAATTAATCGTTTCATGAAATAAAAATTAAAGTGCTTAGAACTTTAACCGTAATGCACATATTGGAACTCTTAGACATGATCTTATGTAATTAAGTGGTTAATAAGCGTATACTGATTAATATAATTGAATGGTGAGCGTAACCTTGGTAGCATTACAAAGAAATCACTTTCTAGCTTGTTTgtttgtgttaattgttgagaaGAAAATATTGAGAGAGTTACGAGGCCTAATGATCATCAGATCCTATTAAACAagctctctttctctctctcctcGTTTTCCCCCACCCTCCTCAGTTTAGTGTCTACTAAACCAGTAATCAAACAGTTCAAGCTCGGTTTCTCTTTGGGAAAGGCAGATATAGTAGTGAAATGGCAAAGATTTTGGTCTTGTTCTTTAATGATATAGGGTTGGGCACATAATTCGTGCTTAATGATACTATCCGAACTAAGATAGTAATGTTAGAGCAAATATTGAATGCATCATAGTATTCTAGAAAGCACAATATACATTAATATTTATTATGCATAATTAAATTGTTGGAGCCTTAGGTATCCTATGCATTGCACTAGGCCAGGTATTGCCTTTGTTGTGTATAAATTAAATTATCAAGATTTCAGAGGGGACTTGAAGTTTATGGTTTTATATTTGTAACCAAACTCATAGCACGTCTTAGTTACTGAatttataattaaataattatacaTATTTAATGAGTTTTCTTTAGTAAATACAAATTATAAGTAAAAGCTACTGGCTGAGCTCGTCCAAATCCGTAACAAATGTTCTAGTTCCACCTCTGTAAAGATATTTCAATCATAGTTGTGATCATTGAGAGGGTATAATACGGACACTTGATTACGTACCTTAAAAGGACAAAGTCTTTTACTACCTTGCTTTGTGGTATTCTTTAAGTACTAAAAAGATATTATGAAGCTAGTTGGATAAGTAGAAGTCTAGAATATACGATAACAAGTCAATGTCTGGCTGGATTTTCACCTTGGGTGGATGAGATATCCCATTGGTGTTTATGTATAACTTATCAACAATGGAATTTGACCTCATTGCTTTATAAGCAGCTGCAAGTGGAGAAGTCGAGTGGCTGAGAAATCTACTAATACTAAAGGTCTCtagagaaatatatatatatatatatatatatatatatatatatgggtctGAGGTTGTTACTTTTAATTTGTCACTAGTAACAAGAACCTTACCGTTCTTATTGCATAATTAACAATATTACTAAAGATTTAAAAGGTAAAACTTGGTTTGCAAGTTTCGGTAATTTTAGTACTTACGCAAAGGAGAGTGAGCTTAATGAAGAAACACTTTTCCAATTATGAACCAAGGAAGAACATATTAAGGACATCTTTAACTTCACCTATATAAGCACAAAAAATGGTACTGCTTCAATCAAAATTTGGGAAACAGTACTTTGTAAGTTTATATGAAATCAGGAGGTAGCACAAGGTCATAATATGGTGCTAAGGCTCATGGTTGACACTAAGCATGACAAACGGGCAGGTCGGGTCGAATATGGACGGATCAAAATGGGTAATataaaaatgaataaattattcgacctgacccatatttaatacggagaAAAAAAGAGTTAATCGGTGGATAATATggataaccatattatccatggctcCTTGAATATAattacttttgggagaattcctagtctcccaaacttgaaGAACCCccttgaggctttacaaatataaaagttaaacccattagttatgttatccattggttatccatttctAATtgaataatatggttcttatccatattacccattttaaaaaaattcattatccaacacattttttaatggataatatgagtcgactattttcttttaaccattatTTTGCCACCACTAGTTGACATGAATTGAAGTCTGTAGTGATTACTGTAAAAAAATTTCCTATCTTGTCAATAAAGGTATTATGGTTTAATAGAATGTTTATCTAACCATTATCAATTTTGACAAGTTCTTGAAAAGTTTATACAAGTAATTGGTTCACTCACTATATCAATCAAACTTAGCTACTATAgcatatgtattatatatatataactatttAAGTGGGATATTATAGCATAGTTAGTGATTGAGAAAAGAAAAGATTGCAAGCTGTCTCTTTATTGCAGAATACAAAAGGAACTAAGTGTTTTACAACTTGAAACAAAATCTTTGGAGGAAAGTCAAAGCTGATAATGAATGTAGAGCgaaattaaataatttatttgaaatgtcttttaattattaaagcctctttattataattttaataagATAAACAATATAAACAATCAaaattttccttctctttttatctaaaataatttaatttttgtaactGTACAAATTTTCAGTTTTTTTCTGAACTTGAATATTGTTTGGCTTTATAAATTTTGAATAATCCTACCTTACACTTAGTAGCAATATAATGAGAACATAAATTTCTTTAAAATAGTGATCACACTATCAAAATCACTAATCTTGTGTTTCTACAATTGTTTCCCAACATGGCTTGTGGCGACGAGGTTATActtgtttcttttgttaaagtATATTTTTCTTGTCCTTGCTACTGTCAATGACAGTCTCATGTGCATACTAAGACAAAGTTGATCGtttctttcttcttattttccACCTAGTTGATCGTTTCTTATTGAGTTCAAATTTTGTGCATGGACTGGTAAAAGTAATTACACAAGCAGGTAAATTGGTAATTATAAGTAATAATTTTATTTAATAGTATGAATTTATAGTTTATTATAAATACTGACTAACTTgttataataaattaaataacacTTATTGTGTAAAAAGTTCAAGTAACCCTGCATATATTACCAATTCCTTCATTATTTAGGAACAATAGGAGGTAAAAAGGTACTCAATGTTGGTAACATATGCAATAAGGTATTCTGTTTTCTTTGAGTTTGCATTTTCTTTGATACAATGTTCATATATGATGTAAAAGCGTTATATTCTTCCAACTTTCAATTTCCATATGTAGTATTTTTATACACTGATCGTATAATAGGTCAAAAATAACCACATGTAATTCATAATAAAGTGGAATTAATTATCTAAAAAATAAGACATGCAATCTATCACTACACCATGAATGCATATAAGTTAATTtatcttttttatttatatatcgTCAATACATATAAACAATAATAATTTGACCGTTTCTTAtctttttcaaatgccagcatgaAATCAGTTATTGAACGATATAATAAGACTAAGGACGAACGTCAACAGTTGCACAATCCAGTGTCGGAACTGAAGGTAACATTTTCCTTCTGCTACTTTAATTTTTCATGTGTAAAGAATCAGTTCATAGTCACTAGTTTATCCTCTCCGTGCGGTAGTTTTAGTGAATGTATGTGCTAGAAATATCAAATATGCATGTAGGAAATTTAGTGCAAGACGTCACTTGGTGTATAAATGTATATATAGTAAAGTTCCTTCAGAATTATATTTACAAAGTCAAAACGAAATTAAAATTCAACAGGACTTGAATTTCGggaaatgacattgtatagccgctctcaaaataatagccgaaaagtgtatattttttgtatatatacatctgtatgttatatacaaaaattatacaaattttatacacttttcgGCTActaaatgtaaatagtttctggcgtgggctaaaagtgataatacacTTGAATTTCCGACATAATTAGTTGTAAATTTTTCAGAAagtgagaaaagaagaaaagagtttagATAAATTTGATGATAATTGATGATGATTTCATTTTGGTGGTATAAACAGGTATCTACAATACCTTAAAtgtattttcttttgtattcTACCAGTGACGAACAACTAATTACGTTCTTTTCTCTTTTCAATCACTAGCTATCACTAACAATATGTTCATATGTTAACAAGTACTATTACATTTATATGAATCAAATACCAAAAacaaagatagattcatgaaatataattaaaatCGAGTAGAAAGTACTTATCTCAATTCATGTGATGAAAATCGTCTCCAAAATCGCCTAAATCCGAGCTCCGTAGCTCCAAATATGATAAATGAACTCAAAGGTCCGAATAGAGTACTTATACTGCTAGTGCTACTCTACGCGATCGCTGTAGTACTCTCGCGATCGCGATGCACAAATATACGCTGCCACAATTAAATCTACACGTTCACGGAACAAGCCTTGCGAACGCGATACACAAAGCTGACATAACTACGGGAAAGCGGGAgcatcatcgcgaacgcgaacaaGAAGCCATCAGTTGCCCTGCTCAGCCAAAatactacgcgaacgcgtagaagcATACACGAACGTGAACGCGAGAAAGGCCGGTCCCCATAACCTACGCGAACACGATCACCTagtcgcgaatgcgatgaagtaAATCACCCAGCTCCCATAATCCACTATGCGATCGTAGTCTCCTTTTCGCGATCACGATGAGGAATTGAAACACCAGAAATCAGCAGAACACAACAGTGCCAAAATGAGCCGAAATCCGTCTGAAACTCGCCCGAGCTCccccaaacatgccaacaagttccaaaacataacacagacctactcGATGCCTCAAATGACACataacatcgaaacgacgaatcgcaCCTTAAATCAAATTtgatgaacttttgaactttcaacttccaaaactcgtgccgaaccatatcaaatcaatacggtatgatctcaaattttgcacacaagtccaaaatgatataacgaagctattccaatCCCCGGAACCACAATCCGAACTCAATATCATctaagtcaactctcggtcaaacttacaaacattccaaaccttcaaatttccatctttcgccaaatagtgtcgaaaccttctagaaacgtccaaatgcaaatccgggcgTACACCCAAGTCCAAACTCACTATACGGACCTAGAGGAACCATCAAAACTTCAATTCGAGGTCAAATACAGAAAAGTCAAACtcagtcaactcttccaacttaaagctctctagttgagaatcattcttccaaatcaatcatgaattacctgaaaaccaaaatcgaggattcacacaagtcataatacatcatatgaagctactcaagacttcaaacaACTGACCGGaacgcaaatgctcaaaacggccagctgggtcgttacattttcccccacttaaacatacgttcgtcctcgaacgtgccaagagtcgtTCCAAAGCCGTCAAATCACTGTGTAACTTCTACTATGGAGTATTTCTATAGATGATCTTGCTCTGGTATTGTTTCAGTATTTATCTACAAAATCATCAGCACACTGTAAACTGAAAATCTTGATCTTCATGACAAGAAAAATTTATTGCAATTAGCTTTCTTGTTGTATTAAATGTACTCTATGAAGCTAGCTAAATAGTTTTTTGTCAACAGCTGAAATAGGATATGTATGTTACGGATTATAATTAAATTTTAAGAAGTTAATTTATTAACTAAAAAAACATAGCTGGGACTTGATACCTTGATAGACATTAGGAATTAGAAAGGATGGGAAATCAGTGAGACAAAAACTAGATGGTGCATTAGCAAACTCTAACTTGACCTTTCATATTCCAATACTTGCACGATTAAGAGGAACGAACTATTTTTTAATGGAATTATGCCTGAGATAGTGGCAGAGTACAAGAATACGTCTTACATTGGGAAGACTACTATTCTCTGCATGCCACTCAAGTGACCATCTTTGCAAGATGTACCAGTGTTGCTAGCTGCTAAAGCATGTTACAGTTATAGATTTCCACCAGTTGGGGTCTCTTTTTTTGTTAGATATCTTGTTAAAGATTTAAGGGGAAACTTCTCAAAGATGTACATTTCCTTGGTTACATTTAGCGACTAGGATAACGAAGTCCGAATGTTATATGAGAAACAGTAGAGAAAtgctcaatttctaaaactttggcAAAAATCCGTAAGCTTAATGAAAAATGTAGGGGGAATAATAATCATCTAATGTCAGAAGACTGGAGACGTAATAGGATATTTAGATATCAGTCAAGGAAATGTTGTGGCCTTAAGTCAGGATTACTGAAAAAAGAGTTAGTTCCTGGAAACCTGTACATGTATAGCAGCAACAATTCTCAGGTAAATCACTTGAGGTTTCACATAATTCCATTGAAAAGTAGTTCGTTTGTCTTGGCCGAAACAGTATGCTTGGAATATGAAGTAATGAATCTCCCTAAAATTGAACCGTAAAATGATCAGTCCCTCTTCAAAGAGATGGATGCATGGTATATAATTCTCATTATTCTGACCCTTCGCTGACAATATTGGTACCGAATACAGAAACAAAAACTAGGTGGTAGGTATGTTGATAACATTCATTCTATACCATGTGTGTTTTCTTCTTCCTACTACTGATTTAACCATTTTACAGGCATAGTTCCAATAAGCTTTCTACTAACTTCAGCTGAACAAGGTAAGTGAAACCGAGTGGTAGCATGCAGCAGAAAGATGATAGTTTTCACAATTTTCGTATTGAACGGAATAGACTACTGTGAAGTTGTAGCATTTCTTTGTGATTTCAGAAGTATAGAGGGTTCAAACATGAACATTGTTGAAGAATGAGGGAACACAAATTAAGATTTCCTTCTACATACATCAGTGGCTAAAATGGGCACTAAGATGGGAAGATATTGTTGAGacataataaaattaaataatgagTTTAAGTTACATACACCTtcagtataatttttttttacaccATCTGGTCATCTTTACTTGTTGTAGCAAGTAACATGCCTTACTTTTAAGACTGTAATCTCATATTTTAATGAGGCTTACATGTACGTATGCTTTGGATGACCTGATAGTGTAAAAAATTATTTACACAGATGGTATATGTAACTTAAACTCGTAAGTAATTAATTAAAAGTATGTTCTCTCTAATAGTTTAGACTTTTAGATGAGAATGTCATCGCATTTCAATAGAAAGTAGCAGAAGGAAGGTGTTTCATTTTCTTCATTCCCTATATCAGAAATACAAGAAAATCAGATATGTATAGTTTGAAGGACAGCCATATTGGCAAAAGTAAGGCCTGTTTTTTCACACTATTTTGCAGGTCACTTCATGTTGCTAATGTGAACATTCTCATGTGAATAGAATCAGGACGCGGATATAGGAGTAGAATGCTTGTACTTGCTATAGCTGTGGCAATGAACTGTATAAACATTATAGTTCATTTTAGTTATAGTTCATTGACAACATTGTACTTGCTATAGCTGTGGCAGCGGGAGGCAGAGATATTGCGGCAACAATTACAGGACCTGCAAGAAAATCATCGGTAATGTTTACTTTTGGCAAGAATACATGTTTTCACTTCAgaatatatagtggaacattacAGCATCAAAATACCTTAGGAACTACTCATACATCAAGATTCAATAGAGTTGCATCTTCTTTTTGGTTTGTTGAACAAAAATGCTTAACATATAAGGACTATTACGCAATTGACATGAATTGTTGGACTCTTTCATGGATATATAGCTAATTCATGGAATTGGACATTAACACATAATGTTAACAAATTGCATGGATGTTTGAAACTAGTATCTATACTGACAAGTAAGTATTACTCAATAGGCAATTTTCTCATCATGTGATAGAACAGGCAATTAATGGGGGAGGAACTTTGTGGTCTGGGTGTAAAAGACCTAACAAATCTGGAGAATCAACTGGAAATGAGCTTAAGGGGCATCCGTATGAAAAAGGTCAGCAATCAACCTGATACTATCTAATTAGTAATATTATTAGAACGGAATAACTAACATTTTCTGACTTTATAGGAGCAACTATTAAAGGATGAAATTCAAGAGCTAACTCAAAAGGTATGCTGCAAAACTGTAGCAGTTTTCATCATGTCAAGAATAGatcagaaaataaataaatagaacgTAACTCATTGATCTGAAAAACTCTTGAGCATATTCCTTTGAATTTATATAGGGGagcatgatgcatcaagaaaacTTGGAACTCTACAAGAAGGTAAACCTCATTCGACAAGAAAATGCAGAATTGTATAAAAAGGTAGTAATACTTGATATGAAGTAAGAGTTTCCTTGAATAATTACAAAGTCAAAGCTAATAGTGCAAAAAGATAGTTTATTAGTACTTAACATTATTGTTTCAGGCTTATGGTACAAGGAATGCTAATACAGTGAATGGAAACACCAATTCTCCATATCGCTTCACAGTGAGTAGAGAAGTTCATGCCCCCATCCATCTGCAGCTAAGCCAGCCCGAGCCACACAATTTTGAGGCGACAGCAGGAGTATCCAATTCAAGGTAAATCATTTCCCTTTCACTATAATATGATTTAAACTTCTGGAAAAAAAAACTACATTGTAGTTACGTGCAACTCTATCAGCAGCACCAGTATGTATAACTTAAATCCTTGACATAGAGAATTCCTGATTGACCGGTTAAACATCAACTGAAATATTTTGACATTCATACAGGTAGAAACAACGGTGGCAGTAA contains:
- the LOC104234269 gene encoding MADS-box transcription factor 23 isoform X2; this encodes MGRGKIVIRRIDNSTSRQVTFSKRRNGLLKKAKELAILCDAEVGLIIFSSTGKLYEFSNTSMKSVIERYNKTKDERQQLHNPVSELKLWQREAEILRQQLQDLQENHRQLMGEELCGLGVKDLTNLENQLEMSLRGIRMKKEQLLKDEIQELTQKGSMMHQENLELYKKAYGTRNANTVNGNTNSPYRFTVSREVHAPIHLQLSQPEPHNFEATAGVSNSR
- the LOC104234269 gene encoding MADS-box transcription factor 23 isoform X1: MGRGKIVIRRIDNSTSRQVTFSKRRNGLLKKAKELAILCDAEVGLIIFSSTGKLYEFSNTSMKSVIERYNKTKDERQQLHNPVSELKLWQREAEILRQQLQDLQENHRQLMGEELCGLGVKDLTNLENQLEMSLRGIRMKKEQLLKDEIQELTQKGSMMHQENLELYKKVNLIRQENAELYKKAYGTRNANTVNGNTNSPYRFTVSREVHAPIHLQLSQPEPHNFEATAGVSNSR